A window of the Helianthus annuus cultivar XRQ/B chromosome 4, HanXRQr2.0-SUNRISE, whole genome shotgun sequence genome harbors these coding sequences:
- the LOC110882187 gene encoding uncharacterized protein LOC110882187, translated as MKYDDVGKEQKLKLCELEELREEAYECASKYKDDMKKAHDAKLKLKEFEVGQKVWLHNSRLKYFPGKLKSKWMGPYVITRVGKLGDVIIKDPKDGSKQTVNGHRLKPFLYGNNDKKDENVELVNFVVSVPTYEVN; from the coding sequence atgaaatatgacgatgTAGGAAAGGAGCAAAAATTAAAGCTTTGCGAGTTGGAGGAGCTTCGGGAAGAAGCGTATGAGTGTGCTTCGAAATATAAGGATGATATGAAGAAAGCACATGACGCGAAATTGAAGCTGAAAGAGTTCGaggtgggtcaaaaggtttggcttCACAATTCACGGCTTAAATACTTTCCCGGTAAGCTCAAGAGCAAATGGATGGGCCCGTACGTGATTACAAGGGTCGGGAAACTTGGAGATGTTATAATCAAGGacccgaaggatgggtcgaagcaaacggttaatGGGCATCGCCTTAAACCATTCCTTTACGGTAACAATGATAAAAAGGATGAGAATGTGGAGTTGGTGAACTTCGTGGTAAGTGTGCCAACTTATGAGGTCAATTGA
- the LOC110882188 gene encoding uncharacterized mitochondrial protein AtMg00860-like: MNRVCKPYLDKFVIVFIDDILIYSRNKDEHEHHLRTILQLLKKEKLYAKFSKCEFWLREVQFLGHVVNEKGIHADPSKIEAIKNWSAPKTPTEIRQFQGLAGYYQRFIENFSKIVQSLTSLTQKDKKFEWGEKQEGAFQLLKDKLCNAPILSLPDGTDDFVVYCDASRQGLGCVLMQREKVIAYASSQLKIHERNYTTHDLELGAVVFALKIWRHYLYGTDTWSKTGDRNCLI; the protein is encoded by the coding sequence atgaaccgcgtgtgcaagccctACCTTGACAAATTCGTGAtagtgtttatcgacgatatatTGATATATTCACGAAACAAGGACGAACACGAGCACCATCTTAGAACTATTCTTCAGTTGTTGAAAAAGGAGAaactgtatgcgaaattttccaaatgcgaattttggcttcgcgaagttcaATTTCTCGGACATGTAGTCAACGAGAAAGGCATACATGCTGATCCATCGAAAATTGAGGCCATAAAGAATTGGAGTGCACCAAAGACACCGACTGAAATACGTCAATTCcaaggattggccggttattatcaaagattcattgagaatttttcgaagATTGTTCAATCACTCACTTCTCTCACTCAAAAggataagaaatttgaatggggagaAAAACAAGAAGGAGCTTTTCAACTGCTTAAAGACAAACTCTGTAATGCACCTATTCTGTCACTCCCAGACGGTACAGATGATttcgtagtctattgtgacgcctCACGACAAGGGTTaggatgcgtgttgatgcaaaGGGAAAAAGTTATTGCATACGCATCGAGCCAACTAAAGATacacgaaaggaactataccacacatgacctagagttaggtgCAGTGGTATTTGCACTAAAAATTTGGCGtcattacctttatggtactgatacgtggtcgaaaaccggtgatcGTAATTGCTTAATTTGA